The following are encoded together in the Bacillus sp. V2I10 genome:
- a CDS encoding A24 family peptidase yields the protein MANIFLFFYGLLLGSFFNVVGLRIPNKESIAAPRSACPGCHHTLTAGELIPVISYLLQGGKCRKCRMRISPLYPFVELKTAILFAISPLLAGWSKDLVIALTLISLFMIIFVSDMKYMIIPDKVLLFFAGLFVIERIFIPLTPWWNPLIGAAAGFILLYGIAILSKGKGMGGGDIKLFAVLGLAIGWKLVLLSFFLSCVVGSIIGVLAIMTGKVKRKQPIPFGPSIMVGTIAAYFYGQELLQWYFKIIGY from the coding sequence ATGGCTAATATTTTTTTATTCTTCTACGGTCTCCTACTAGGATCCTTCTTCAACGTAGTCGGTCTCCGTATACCAAATAAAGAATCCATTGCTGCGCCCCGTTCAGCTTGTCCGGGGTGTCATCATACTTTAACAGCAGGTGAGCTTATTCCTGTTATTTCTTATCTTTTACAGGGCGGAAAATGCCGGAAGTGCAGGATGCGGATATCTCCGCTTTATCCGTTTGTGGAGCTGAAGACGGCAATTCTTTTTGCGATATCACCTCTGCTGGCGGGATGGTCAAAAGATTTGGTTATTGCATTAACTCTGATCTCTCTGTTCATGATAATTTTCGTTTCGGATATGAAATATATGATTATTCCGGATAAAGTTCTTTTGTTTTTTGCCGGGTTGTTTGTTATAGAGAGGATTTTCATTCCGCTGACACCATGGTGGAATCCGCTGATTGGCGCTGCTGCCGGTTTCATTTTGCTTTATGGAATCGCCATATTGAGTAAAGGGAAGGGTATGGGAGGAGGAGATATTAAACTGTTTGCAGTACTTGGTCTTGCAATCGGCTGGAAGCTCGTTCTGCTATCCTTCTTTTTATCTTGTGTTGTTGGTTCCATCATTGGTGTACTTGCGATTATGACGGGTAAAGTGAAGCGTAAGCAGCCGATTCCTTTTGGTCCGTCAATTATGGTTGGAACCATCGCAGCTTATTTTTATGGGCAAGAGCTGCTTCAGTGGTATTTCAAAATAATCGGTTATTAA
- a CDS encoding folylpolyglutamate synthase/dihydrofolate synthase family protein → MFQTYEEAVDWIHSRLRFGIKPGLKRMTWMMEKLNNPHKQIRVVHVAGTNGKGSTIAYMRNVLQEAGYTTGTFTSPFLETFNERISMNGKPISDEEMLFLVNMIRPLADELEDTELGGPTEFEVITAMAFYYFGRHEKTDILLLETGLGGTYDSTNIADPILTMITSIGYDHMNILGNTIEEIALEKAGIIKEGIPMLTSVTDKRALNVIKQKAKDMNSALYHDTFPVLTHQPLPRGERFEMKTPFSYYKNLEISMRGEHQVQNAALAVMALDYLRSKELFHIDEQHVIKGLLQTSWNGRFEQLSEYPAVIVDGAHNKEGAESLTAAMKRHYHGKKIHILFSALKDKEYTPMIDILSSIADRMYFTTFDFPRAAPAEELFQACRHGKKDFEDDWKAAFLKMMEAGEAKDVFLVTGSLYFISEVRPFCRNFLSKD, encoded by the coding sequence ATGTTTCAAACTTACGAGGAAGCGGTAGATTGGATCCATTCGCGTCTCAGATTCGGCATTAAACCCGGATTAAAGCGGATGACCTGGATGATGGAAAAATTAAATAATCCCCATAAACAAATTCGCGTAGTTCATGTTGCAGGTACAAATGGCAAGGGGTCAACCATTGCATATATGCGCAATGTTCTTCAAGAAGCAGGGTACACGACAGGAACGTTTACCTCTCCGTTCCTGGAAACATTCAACGAAAGAATCAGCATGAACGGCAAACCTATATCTGATGAAGAAATGCTGTTTTTAGTTAATATGATTAGGCCTCTTGCAGATGAACTTGAAGACACGGAGCTTGGCGGACCGACCGAATTTGAAGTAATCACAGCCATGGCTTTCTATTATTTTGGAAGACATGAAAAAACAGATATTCTGCTGCTGGAAACAGGTCTTGGCGGCACATATGATTCAACCAATATTGCAGATCCGATCTTAACAATGATTACAAGCATCGGTTATGATCACATGAATATTCTCGGCAATACAATAGAAGAAATCGCCCTTGAAAAAGCGGGAATCATCAAGGAGGGCATTCCTATGCTGACATCTGTTACAGATAAACGGGCATTAAATGTAATAAAGCAAAAGGCAAAGGACATGAACTCTGCCCTTTACCATGATACGTTTCCGGTTTTGACTCATCAGCCCCTTCCCAGGGGAGAGAGATTCGAAATGAAAACGCCGTTCAGCTATTATAAAAACCTTGAAATATCGATGCGCGGAGAGCATCAAGTTCAGAATGCGGCTCTTGCAGTGATGGCACTTGATTATCTGCGTTCGAAGGAATTATTTCATATTGATGAGCAGCATGTAATTAAAGGACTTTTGCAGACCAGCTGGAACGGCAGATTTGAACAGCTATCAGAGTATCCAGCTGTCATTGTGGACGGGGCTCATAATAAAGAGGGCGCAGAGAGCCTGACTGCTGCGATGAAGCGTCATTATCACGGCAAAAAGATTCATATTCTCTTTTCGGCTTTAAAAGATAAGGAATACACTCCGATGATTGATATTCTCTCATCTATTGCGGATAGGATGTATTTTACGACTTTTGATTTTCCAAGAGCTGCTCCTGCTGAAGAGCTTTTTCAGGCATGCAGACATGGAAAAAAGGATTTTGAAGATGACTGGAAAGCTGCTTTTCTAAAAATGATGGAAGCAGGCGAAGCAAAAGATGTTTTCCTAGTGACCGGTTCTCTTTACTTCATCTCAGAAGTTAGGCCTTTTTGTCGAAATTTCTTATCGAAAGATTAG
- a CDS encoding sigma factor-like helix-turn-helix DNA-binding protein, with protein sequence MKDVFEWSSKQIAETLGISPAAVNSALQRARETMDRAKLHSNEFSMMDVEPDRELLSRYVEAFEQFDINALVALFHEEGRLSMPPFAMWVRGKDDLFKFFALTRWHCEGSRFLPITANGGYPAFAQYVPSGEDSYLVPWGIHIIEIKDKQIYHVQNFINTKLFSRFGLPAQIHR encoded by the coding sequence TTGAAGGATGTATTCGAATGGTCCTCCAAACAGATCGCAGAAACTTTAGGAATATCGCCGGCAGCGGTTAACAGCGCCCTGCAAAGAGCCAGAGAAACGATGGACCGAGCGAAACTTCATTCTAACGAGTTTAGCATGATGGATGTCGAACCTGATCGTGAGCTGCTATCACGGTATGTGGAAGCCTTCGAACAATTTGATATCAATGCGCTGGTAGCGTTGTTTCATGAGGAAGGCCGTCTGTCAATGCCGCCTTTCGCAATGTGGGTACGCGGCAAAGACGATTTGTTCAAGTTTTTTGCGCTTACACGCTGGCATTGTGAGGGATCCCGGTTTTTGCCGATTACGGCGAATGGGGGTTATCCTGCTTTCGCACAGTATGTGCCAAGCGGTGAAGACTCCTACTTGGTACCCTGGGGTATTCACATTATTGAAATAAAGGACAAGCAAATATACCACGTCCAAAATTTCATTAATACAAAATTATTTTCCCGATTTGGGCTTCCTGCACAAATACACCGATGA
- a CDS encoding valine--tRNA ligase, whose translation MENNEQTLSTKYDPQAIERDRYEFWLKGKYFEATNDQEKQPYTIVIPPPNVTGKLHLGHAWDTTLQDIVTRMKRMQGYDVLWLPGMDHAGIATQAKVEGKLREEGKSRYDLGREKFVEETWKWKEEYASHIRTQWSKLGLGLDYSRERFTLDEGLSKAVNEVFVSLYKKGLIYRGEYIINWDPQTKTALSDIEVIYKDVQGAFYHMRYPLSDGSGHIEIATTRPETMLGDTAVAVHPEDDRYKHLIGKTVVLPIVGREIPIVGDDYVDMEFGSGAVKITPAHDPNDFEIGNRHDLERVLVMNEDGTMNANAGKYNGLDRFDCRRQIVKDLQDLDVLFKIEEHLHSVGHSERNGAVVEPYLSTQWFVKMQPLANAAIELQGKEEKVNFVPNRFENTYMRWMENIRDWCISRQLWWGHRIPAWYNKETGEVHVDHSPPADIENWEQDTDVLDTWFSSALWPFSTMGWPDTESIDYQRFYPTDVLVTGYDIIFFWVSRMIFQGLEFTGQRPFKDVLIHGLVRDEQGRKMSKSLGNGVDPMEVIEKYGADSLRYFLSTGSSPGQDLRFSYEKVEATWNFANKIWNASRFALMNMDGLKYEEIDISGEKSVADKWILTRLNETIEHVTKLADKYEFGEVGRLLYNFIWDDFCDWYIEMAKLPLYGDNEEAKKTTRSILAYVLDNTMRLLHPFMPFITEEIWQNLPHNGESITIAKWPEVNASLTDEKAAADMKLLVEVIRSVRNVRAEVNTPMSKQIPMMIKAKNADVGQQLDDNRAYIERFCSTSSLSISTDAESGEKAMTSVVTGAELIFPLEGLINIDEEISRLQKELDKLNKEVERVQKKLSNEGFVKKAPEKVIEEERAKESDYVEKREAVLSRISELKG comes from the coding sequence ATGGAGAACAATGAACAAACACTCTCTACAAAATATGATCCGCAGGCAATCGAGCGTGACCGCTATGAGTTCTGGCTGAAGGGCAAATACTTTGAAGCGACCAATGACCAGGAAAAACAGCCTTATACTATCGTTATTCCGCCGCCTAACGTTACGGGCAAGCTTCATCTTGGGCACGCGTGGGACACAACGCTTCAAGACATTGTAACCCGCATGAAAAGAATGCAGGGCTATGACGTACTATGGCTTCCGGGCATGGACCATGCAGGAATTGCCACTCAGGCAAAAGTAGAAGGCAAGCTGCGCGAGGAAGGCAAATCACGCTATGATCTTGGACGGGAAAAATTCGTTGAAGAAACATGGAAGTGGAAAGAAGAGTATGCATCTCATATTCGTACTCAATGGTCTAAACTTGGGCTTGGACTTGATTACTCCAGAGAGCGTTTTACTTTAGATGAAGGTTTATCAAAAGCGGTAAATGAAGTATTTGTATCTCTGTATAAAAAGGGACTTATTTACCGCGGTGAATATATTATCAACTGGGATCCACAAACGAAAACGGCTTTATCGGACATTGAAGTTATCTACAAAGATGTTCAAGGCGCTTTTTACCATATGCGCTATCCTCTTTCTGACGGATCAGGACATATTGAAATCGCTACAACCCGTCCCGAAACAATGCTAGGCGATACAGCAGTTGCCGTTCATCCGGAAGATGACCGCTACAAGCATTTGATCGGAAAAACAGTTGTTCTTCCAATCGTTGGCCGCGAGATTCCGATTGTCGGCGACGACTATGTGGATATGGAATTTGGATCAGGGGCAGTTAAAATTACGCCTGCACATGATCCGAATGATTTTGAAATCGGAAACCGCCACGACTTAGAACGTGTTCTTGTTATGAATGAAGACGGAACAATGAATGCTAACGCAGGAAAATACAATGGTCTTGACCGTTTTGACTGCCGCAGGCAAATCGTAAAAGACCTTCAAGATTTGGATGTTTTATTCAAAATTGAAGAGCATCTTCATTCTGTAGGGCACAGTGAACGAAACGGCGCAGTTGTTGAACCATATCTTTCAACACAATGGTTTGTTAAAATGCAGCCGCTTGCTAATGCAGCAATCGAGCTTCAAGGCAAAGAAGAGAAAGTAAACTTTGTGCCAAACCGATTTGAAAATACGTATATGCGCTGGATGGAAAATATCCGTGACTGGTGTATTTCAAGACAGCTTTGGTGGGGACACAGAATTCCGGCGTGGTATAACAAAGAAACAGGTGAGGTTCATGTCGATCACTCACCGCCTGCAGATATTGAAAACTGGGAGCAGGATACAGATGTTCTTGATACGTGGTTCAGTTCTGCGCTATGGCCGTTCTCGACAATGGGCTGGCCTGACACAGAATCGATCGATTATCAGCGCTTCTATCCGACAGACGTGCTTGTAACAGGATACGATATTATCTTCTTCTGGGTTTCACGCATGATTTTCCAGGGTCTTGAATTTACAGGTCAGCGTCCATTTAAAGATGTGCTGATTCACGGGCTTGTACGAGATGAGCAAGGCCGCAAAATGAGTAAATCTCTTGGAAACGGCGTTGATCCAATGGAAGTAATCGAGAAATATGGCGCAGATTCATTGCGCTACTTCCTGTCTACAGGAAGCTCTCCGGGCCAGGACTTGCGTTTCAGCTATGAAAAGGTAGAAGCGACTTGGAACTTTGCAAATAAGATCTGGAATGCTTCACGCTTTGCTTTAATGAACATGGATGGCCTGAAATATGAAGAGATCGATATCAGCGGAGAAAAATCAGTAGCGGACAAATGGATTCTTACTCGATTAAACGAAACAATTGAGCATGTGACCAAGCTTGCTGATAAATATGAATTCGGTGAAGTAGGCCGCCTGCTTTATAACTTCATCTGGGATGATTTCTGTGACTGGTATATCGAAATGGCGAAGCTTCCGCTATATGGGGACAATGAAGAAGCAAAGAAAACAACTCGTTCCATTCTTGCATATGTGCTTGATAACACAATGAGACTTCTTCACCCATTCATGCCTTTCATTACCGAGGAAATATGGCAGAACCTTCCTCACAACGGAGAATCCATTACAATTGCAAAATGGCCTGAAGTGAACGCTTCATTAACGGACGAAAAAGCTGCTGCAGATATGAAATTGCTTGTTGAAGTAATCCGTTCTGTAAGAAATGTCCGAGCCGAGGTAAATACTCCGATGAGCAAGCAGATTCCAATGATGATTAAAGCGAAAAATGCGGATGTTGGTCAGCAGCTTGATGATAACCGTGCATACATTGAGCGTTTCTGCAGCACAAGCAGCCTTTCAATCAGCACGGATGCAGAATCAGGCGAAAAAGCGATGACTTCTGTCGTAACGGGTGCTGAGCTTATTTTCCCGCTTGAAGGCTTAATCAATATTGATGAAGAAATCTCACGTCTTCAAAAAGAGCTTGATAAATTGAATAAAGAAGTCGAACGTGTTCAAAAGAAACTGAGCAACGAAGGCTTTGTGAAAAAAGCCCCTGAAAAAGTAATTGAGGAAGAACGTGCGAAAGAAAGCGATTATGTAGAGAAAAGAGAAGCTGTTCTTTCTAGAATCAGTGAATTAAAAGGGTAA
- a CDS encoding sigma-70 family RNA polymerase sigma factor: MNETALELQLFENLKPELTSFCYRMLGSIDDADDAVQETFIRVWQSWHSFRQDSSFKTWVYRIASNLCLDKLRQAKRRTRPVDLSDPAVLIVELREKFPDSAWIGLPLISRGVRKIFSFAKIPLNSVLLHSYRSYPPVNVRFLF, translated from the coding sequence ATGAACGAAACAGCATTAGAGCTTCAGTTATTTGAGAACTTAAAGCCTGAGTTAACATCGTTCTGTTACCGAATGCTAGGATCCATCGATGACGCAGACGATGCTGTTCAGGAAACCTTTATTCGTGTTTGGCAAAGTTGGCATTCATTCAGGCAGGATTCCTCATTCAAAACATGGGTTTATCGTATTGCATCAAACTTATGCCTGGACAAGCTAAGACAAGCCAAACGCCGCACGCGTCCCGTTGACCTATCCGACCCAGCGGTACTCATCGTCGAACTCCGCGAAAAGTTTCCTGACTCAGCTTGGATTGGCCTGCCCCTGATTTCTCGGGGAGTCCGGAAGATATTTTCATTCGCAAAGATACCCTTGAACTCTGTTTTATTACACTCTTACAGATCTTACCCCCCCGTCAACGTGCGGTTCTTATTTTGA
- a CDS encoding nucleoside triphosphate pyrophosphatase yields MQQNLILASGSPRRKELLENVHVPFKVVISDVEEVVNPLLTPSDIVMSLAEQKAAAVAERFKESFVLGADTVVVYNDEILGKPANAEEAKQMLAKLSGNTHQVLTGVAILFQEEKIVFYEQTDVTFWPISAEEIEDYIDTEEPMDKAGSYGIQGLGSLFVKEIKGDYFSVVGLPVARTVRELKKAGFSLK; encoded by the coding sequence ATGCAGCAGAACCTTATTTTGGCATCAGGTTCTCCGCGCAGAAAAGAACTGCTTGAGAATGTACATGTGCCTTTTAAAGTTGTAATCAGTGATGTGGAAGAAGTTGTGAATCCATTGCTCACGCCTTCTGACATTGTGATGTCGCTTGCAGAACAAAAAGCTGCAGCAGTTGCAGAGCGTTTCAAGGAATCGTTTGTTCTTGGAGCAGACACAGTTGTTGTCTATAATGATGAAATTTTAGGCAAGCCGGCCAATGCAGAAGAAGCAAAGCAGATGCTTGCTAAATTATCAGGCAATACCCACCAGGTCTTAACTGGGGTTGCCATTTTATTTCAAGAAGAGAAAATTGTGTTTTATGAACAGACAGATGTAACCTTCTGGCCAATTTCAGCTGAAGAGATTGAAGATTACATTGATACAGAAGAGCCGATGGATAAAGCTGGATCATATGGAATTCAAGGGCTTGGTTCGTTATTTGTAAAAGAAATAAAAGGCGACTACTTTTCCGTTGTCGGATTGCCTGTCGCACGTACCGTCAGAGAGCTGAAGAAGGCAGGGTTTTCACTTAAATAA
- a CDS encoding sensor domain-containing diguanylate cyclase: MEKNLKIVLWVSWAILFPAALCAAYYFWPPMIAGNELAIATFLLLMCIVSIFPIIVNETPVFFAQGVSISVFLLFGPFVEIILMQVSLTVLLIKLRVGLREIHRYPTNSLMFLIVSVAGAAVYYAIGGIHGQTDITLEFLSKVIIYAFTICLTNHFFLQHVIRGFFYKNKEKFFSKDFLWEIFTTLMFLPVGIMLYILYADLGLEALFYVGIPFVGISFILLLLSNSQRLNSYLQQASEIGHQLTERLEVKEVLDVYIDKLTSMINADYAYIIDVVNDYELKVIRKLENGQILTGTKETLSVHHGISGLVYAKKKSVLYKKREHWAKLEKTLLPETIESMIGVPIVRNQKVVGIVVLASNKKRSYDHSQLMIVDLLTAYLGVAIDNARSYEETKKQSERCALTGLYNYRYMEKLLESEYMKLGSYQLNHLSLILLDIDHFKKVNDTYGHQAGNEILIALSDRLVKFIGDRGTVARYGGEEFVILLPNVDKMACFAFAEGIRKTIANRPFMIDQDIQTFGKRHSISITASIGYATAPYDAEGPLDLIRHADRAMYIGAKQAGRNRVAEYVK; the protein is encoded by the coding sequence ATGGAAAAAAATCTTAAGATTGTATTATGGGTGTCGTGGGCCATTCTATTTCCGGCAGCTTTATGTGCAGCTTATTATTTTTGGCCGCCGATGATAGCGGGAAATGAACTGGCTATTGCAACATTCCTGTTATTAATGTGTATTGTTTCCATCTTTCCTATTATCGTGAACGAAACTCCTGTTTTTTTCGCTCAGGGTGTTTCAATTTCAGTCTTCCTGCTTTTCGGGCCATTTGTTGAAATTATTCTAATGCAGGTTTCCCTTACTGTTCTTCTTATCAAGCTTCGCGTAGGTTTAAGAGAAATCCACCGCTATCCTACAAATTCATTGATGTTTCTAATCGTCTCTGTTGCAGGGGCTGCTGTCTATTATGCCATTGGCGGAATACATGGACAAACAGATATCACTCTTGAGTTCTTATCTAAAGTTATCATATATGCGTTCACAATTTGCCTGACAAATCACTTTTTTCTTCAGCATGTGATCAGAGGCTTTTTCTATAAAAACAAAGAAAAATTCTTTTCAAAGGATTTTTTATGGGAGATTTTTACGACGCTCATGTTCCTGCCGGTGGGAATAATGCTGTACATATTATATGCAGATTTAGGTTTAGAAGCTCTGTTCTATGTGGGAATACCGTTCGTCGGAATCTCCTTTATCCTGCTCCTTCTGTCCAATAGCCAGCGATTGAATTCTTATCTACAGCAAGCAAGTGAGATTGGGCATCAGCTTACAGAAAGACTGGAAGTAAAAGAAGTATTGGATGTCTATATTGACAAACTGACCTCCATGATCAATGCTGATTATGCTTATATCATTGATGTCGTGAATGACTACGAGCTCAAAGTTATCAGAAAGCTTGAAAATGGACAGATTTTAACTGGTACGAAAGAAACGCTCTCTGTCCATCATGGAATCAGCGGATTAGTGTATGCAAAAAAGAAAAGCGTTCTTTACAAAAAAAGGGAACATTGGGCAAAGCTTGAGAAAACGCTGCTGCCTGAAACCATTGAAAGCATGATTGGCGTCCCGATTGTCAGAAACCAAAAAGTCGTAGGCATTGTCGTTCTTGCCTCTAACAAAAAACGGTCCTACGACCATTCACAGCTGATGATTGTTGATTTGTTAACTGCCTATCTCGGCGTTGCGATTGACAATGCAAGAAGCTATGAGGAGACGAAAAAACAAAGTGAACGCTGTGCGCTCACAGGTCTCTATAACTATCGGTACATGGAGAAGCTGCTTGAATCGGAGTATATGAAACTTGGCAGCTATCAGCTTAATCATTTATCTCTCATTCTGCTGGACATTGACCACTTCAAAAAAGTAAATGATACGTACGGTCATCAGGCGGGAAATGAAATCCTGATTGCACTCTCAGACCGGCTTGTAAAGTTTATTGGAGACCGGGGCACCGTTGCGCGGTATGGCGGTGAAGAATTCGTCATTCTCCTCCCAAATGTGGACAAGATGGCATGCTTTGCCTTCGCTGAAGGAATTCGAAAAACCATTGCAAACCGGCCATTCATGATTGACCAGGACATTCAAACCTTCGGCAAGCGACATTCCATCTCAATCACTGCAAGCATAGGATACGCAACTGCTCCTTATGATGCAGAGGGACCGCTTGACCTTATCAGACATGCAGACCGTGCCATGTACATTGGAGCCAAACAGGCAGGACGGAACCGTGTAGCGGAATATGTGAAATAA
- a CDS encoding type IV pilin protein: protein MFKKVLKNERGLTLIELIAVVVILGIIAAIAVPGIGNVIQNSCEDAGKAEAANILNVARLFSSTEEVPADGIVEDGDLGGNLENVNFIVDFSVKANLNPMTLSGNANVNDGTITFTNSTLEAISNLDDLDNPPNKISVSE, encoded by the coding sequence ATGTTTAAAAAGGTGTTAAAGAACGAACGAGGATTAACCCTGATCGAGCTTATTGCGGTTGTTGTTATTTTGGGGATTATCGCTGCTATTGCTGTGCCTGGTATTGGGAATGTAATACAAAATTCGTGCGAAGATGCAGGTAAAGCTGAAGCTGCAAATATATTAAATGTTGCAAGACTATTTTCTTCTACTGAAGAAGTTCCAGCTGATGGAATCGTAGAAGATGGTGACCTGGGAGGTAATTTGGAAAACGTAAATTTCATAGTGGATTTTTCTGTAAAAGCAAATTTAAATCCAATGACTTTATCAGGTAATGCAAATGTAAATGACGGAACAATTACATTTACTAACAGTACATTAGAAGCTATTAGTAACCTTGATGATTTAGATAATCCACCTAATAAAATTTCTGTATCTGAATAA
- a CDS encoding IS4 family transposase has translation MNEYANKLKETLTSLIREMAAAPAPYVKNPEKDFTRKKKLPFETVMQLLISMGGNSLYKELLESQGYDVNTATTSAFVQQRNKILPSAVEFLFHKFTQSYTNIKDYRGYRLLAVDGSDLHIATDSTDTDSYFQSQPDTKGYNLLHLNAAYDLCNRLYVDAIVQPRRLCNEGRALAAMVDRSPMKGKAIVTADRGYESYNNFAHIERKGWNYVIRVKDLDSNGILSGLRLPASREFDINVHLTLTKKQTKEVKAHPEIYKFVPSTSTFDFLDLQDNLFYPISFRVVRFVLPNGAYETVITNLSTAEFPPDEIKSIYNMRWGIETSFRALKYTVGLTSFHAKRRESITQEIFARMIMYNFAERMTSHVVISQMDKRHPYQVNFTVAVHVCRHFLRSRGNVPPPDVEALIRKIHSKSSVSFVYRVS, from the coding sequence ATGAATGAGTACGCCAATAAGCTAAAAGAAACGCTGACATCCCTCATACGAGAAATGGCAGCCGCACCAGCACCTTATGTCAAAAACCCTGAAAAAGATTTTACCCGGAAGAAAAAGCTGCCCTTTGAAACGGTTATGCAACTCCTGATCTCCATGGGGGGCAACAGCCTCTATAAGGAACTCCTGGAATCGCAGGGTTATGACGTAAACACCGCAACCACTTCTGCTTTTGTACAGCAGCGCAATAAAATCCTGCCGTCTGCTGTAGAATTCTTGTTTCACAAATTTACACAATCGTATACGAATATCAAGGACTACCGAGGGTATCGATTGCTTGCCGTTGATGGTTCGGATTTGCATATCGCAACGGATTCTACGGACACGGACTCCTATTTTCAAAGTCAGCCGGACACGAAAGGCTATAATCTTCTGCATTTGAACGCAGCCTATGACCTCTGCAACAGACTTTACGTCGATGCCATTGTACAGCCGCGAAGGCTATGCAACGAGGGAAGGGCGCTGGCGGCTATGGTTGATCGTTCCCCGATGAAGGGCAAAGCCATTGTTACTGCCGATAGAGGCTATGAAAGTTACAACAATTTCGCGCATATTGAACGCAAAGGGTGGAACTACGTCATACGGGTAAAGGATCTGGATTCCAATGGCATTCTTTCGGGCTTGCGTTTACCTGCTAGCAGAGAGTTTGATATTAACGTTCATCTGACACTCACCAAAAAACAAACCAAAGAGGTCAAGGCTCATCCCGAGATTTACAAGTTTGTCCCTTCTACTTCTACCTTTGATTTTTTGGATTTGCAGGATAACTTATTTTACCCGATTTCTTTTCGGGTTGTTCGTTTCGTCCTGCCAAATGGCGCTTATGAAACCGTCATTACGAATCTTTCTACCGCTGAATTCCCACCCGATGAAATCAAGTCCATTTATAACATGCGATGGGGCATTGAAACCTCTTTCAGGGCATTAAAATACACCGTAGGTCTGACGAGTTTTCATGCAAAGAGACGGGAGTCCATCACCCAAGAGATTTTCGCAAGAATGATCATGTACAATTTCGCTGAAAGGATGACCTCGCACGTCGTCATTTCCCAAATGGATAAACGGCACCCCTACCAAGTCAACTTCACGGTTGCCGTTCACGTATGTAGACATTTCCTGCGCTCACGAGGCAATGTGCCCCCGCCCGACGTTGAAGCGCTGATTCGCAAAATCCACTCGAAATCATCTGTTAGCTTCGTCTACAGAGTATCATAA
- a CDS encoding dihydrofolate reductase family protein: MRKIILFIHSTFNGVVTGDPSEDKTNWGVWRNSAGIEEGSQYLLNIFETADTILLGRGTYEDLSRKWPTIRGSKRDDGGSSLGDKINNAHKLVVTSARPLDKLKWGEFEAPKQLTGSNIEEQIKDLKNGDGGDIVIFGSPTLVRSLANANLIDEYQIVMHPVVVNVGEHLFDNLKEQKEFHLVDVKTLKVGSLLVTYRPAKA, encoded by the coding sequence ATGCGTAAAATCATTCTATTCATTCACAGTACTTTTAATGGAGTTGTCACTGGCGACCCAAGCGAGGACAAAACCAACTGGGGGGTCTGGAGAAATAGCGCCGGCATTGAGGAAGGTTCTCAGTATCTATTAAATATTTTCGAGACAGCTGATACCATTTTGCTTGGCCGCGGAACCTACGAAGACCTCTCTAGAAAGTGGCCGACTATTCGAGGGTCCAAACGGGACGATGGAGGTTCAAGCCTGGGTGATAAGATAAACAACGCCCACAAACTAGTTGTAACAAGCGCCCGCCCGCTCGACAAGCTAAAATGGGGAGAATTTGAAGCTCCAAAACAATTGACCGGCAGTAATATAGAAGAGCAAATTAAGGACCTAAAAAATGGTGACGGTGGCGACATTGTTATTTTCGGTAGTCCAACGCTCGTGCGATCACTTGCAAACGCAAATCTTATTGACGAATATCAGATAGTCATGCACCCGGTTGTGGTCAACGTAGGTGAGCATTTGTTTGACAATCTTAAGGAGCAGAAGGAATTCCATCTCGTGGACGTCAAAACACTTAAGGTTGGTTCCCTCTTGGTAACCTACAGACCCGCTAAAGCTTAG